In the Hordeum vulgare subsp. vulgare chromosome 7H, MorexV3_pseudomolecules_assembly, whole genome shotgun sequence genome, one interval contains:
- the LOC123410483 gene encoding formamidopyrimidine-DNA glycosylase-like, producing MPELPEVEAARRALEAHCVGRRITRCAVADDPKVVVAAAGRVAFERAMVGRTILAARRRGKNLWLRLDAPPFPSFQFGMAGAIYIKGVAVTKYKRSAVNSADDWPSKYSKFFVELDDGLEFSFTDKRRFARVRLFDDPETVPPISELGPDALFEPMSVDNFVDSLSKKKIGIKALLLDQSFISGIGNWIADEVLYQSKTHPLQIASSLTRESCEALHQSIQEVVKYAVDVDADCDRFPVEWLFHHRWGKKPGKVDGNKIEFITAGGRTTAYVPELQKLTGTQSNKKVVASPGQVSEDGDAKEAGAEVEVEADDDLKPRKRVATFKAAEGQQKKDVISAPSKITSKIAGGKKKPSIKHGSKDGVKTTGPNKAGAGSNDEHGLDEPTAKMRKVSGRGTRNSSKNKPKTTK from the exons ATGCCAGAACtgccggaggtggaggcggcgcGGCGGGCGCTGGAGGCGCACTGCGTGGGCCGCCGCATCACGCGCTGCGCCGTCGCGGACGACCCCaaggtcgtcgtcgccgccgccgggcGCGTGGCCTTCGAGCGCGCCATGGTGGGCAGGAccatcctcgccgcgcgccggagGGGCAAGAACCTCTGGCTCCGCCTCGACGCCCCGCCATTCCCCTCCTTCCAGTTCG GGATGGCAGGTGCGATCTACATAAAGGGCGTTGCCGTCACAAAGTACAAGAG ATCAGCTGTCAACTCTGCGGACGACTGGCCGTCCAAGTACTCCAAGTTTTTCGTCGAG CTTGATGATGGCTTGGAGTTTTCCTTCACTGATAAGAGGCGCTTTGCAAGAGTTCGGTTATTTGATGAT CCTGAAACTGTACCTCCAATTTCTGAGCTAGGTCCGGATGCTCTCTTTGAGCCGATGTCCGTTGACAATTTTGTGGActcactgagcaagaagaagattGGAATAAAAGCTCTTTTGCTTGATCAG AGCTTCATATCAGGCATTGGTAATTGGATTGCAGATGAGGTACTTTACCAG TCGAAAACCCATCCATTGCAGATTGCTTCAAGCCTAACaagggagagttgtgaagcactaCATCAAAGCATCCAAGAG GTTGTGAAATATGCTGTCGATGTTGACGCTGATTGTGATCGCTTTCCTGTGGAATGGTTGTTTCATCATCGCTGGGGCAAGAAGCCTGGTAAAGTCGATG GAAATAAAATTGAATTCATAACAGCTGGTGGCAGG ACTACAGCCTATGTGCCAGAACTGCAGAAGCTGACTGGGACCCAATCTAACAAAAAGGTAGTGGCTAGCCCAGGGCAAGTGAGCGAGGATGGTGATGCCAAGGAAGCAGGggcagaagtagaagtagaagctgatgatgatTTGAAGCCAAGAAAGAGAGTGGCGACATTCAAGGCTGCCGAGGGACAGCAAAAAAAGGATGTCATAAGTGCCCCCTCCAAAATAACAAGTAAAATTGCTGGTGGCAAGAAGAAaccaagcattaaacatggcagcAAAGATGGTGTCAAGACTACAGGACCAAACAAAGCTGGTGCTGGTAGCAACGATGAGCATGGTTTGGACGAACCTACTGCTAAGATGCGCAAGGTATCAGGCCGGGGTACAAGAAATTCGTCCAAGAATAAACCAAAGACTACCAAATGA